The following is a genomic window from Desulfovibrio litoralis DSM 11393.
TGGGAATAGTATATAACATAGTCGTTACGCTAGTTAAACCTTGTTCACTAATCGCCACTTTTAAATCTTTTCCGCTAATGGTTTGTTCCGCAGCTTTTTTTAATGGCTCTGAAATCGTTAACGGACTAAGATTATTATGTTTAGAACCATCACAACCAACACCGCCTTTGCGATACATTTCAATCATATAAGCAATAACAGTCGAATCGTCGGCAAATTGTGCCAAAACAATATTTGGTAAAAAAACACACGACAAAAGCAAGACAAAACCGAGCTTGGTAACAAAAAACAAAGATTTTAACTTAGATTTTAACAATTTCATATTCTAAACTCCCCATTCCTAATTTTTCAGCATAACTTAATTGAATTTCACCAACAGTATAATCCCAAACACCTTTAAACTTATCTTCACCCGGAGCATAGTTTTTTTGCAAGTGCGAATGAGAAATTCCTTGTTGGGCGTTAACCATATCAAAACACGCCTTGTCTAAGGCTACCGGGTCAAGAGACGCCATAATCCCAAGGTCTGGCACCATTGGAGCATCACTCCAAGACGCACAATCACAATCAGGCGTAATATTTAACAAAAGGTTTATATAAATTATTTTTGTTTCGTTATCTTTAGTTGATTTATCTCTGGTAACACCATAGGCATATTCCGCCATACGCTCATTAAAAGGTATCATTTCCGTACCAAAATCAATAGCAATAGCGTCATATTTACAAACAGTTAAACACTCGCCGCAACCAATACATTTATCTTTATTTATGCTCGCTTTGGGTTTTTCATTTTCTTTCTTAGTAACAATGGCTTTAGGATTTAATATTTCTTTATGCACAAAACTAATTGCATCTTCGGGACAATGAGCAATACACATTCCACAGGCGGTACAGTTTTCTATTTTAGTATGAAAGCGAGAAGCGTGTTGTTCTTTTTTTCCCTGCCCCGGTGCACAACCCATCGCTAAGTTTTTTATCGCTCCGCCAAAACCGGCGAGTTGATGACCTTTAAAATGCGATAAAACAACCATGGCGTTTGCGGCGTGGATAGCTTCGGCAATTTTAACTTTTTTAAAATGCTTGCCTTTAATCGGGCATTCTATAAAGTTACCGCCTTTTAAACCATCAGCAATAATAATCGGGGCGTTAATAGTAGCAAAGCCAAAACCATGTTCCAAAGCGGTCATTAAATGGTCAACCGCATTATGACGACTTCCTTTATATAAGGTATTGGTATCAGTAACAAAAGGCTTTCCACCTAAAGATTTTATTTCATCAACAATAGAACGCACAAAAACAGGGTTCATAAAAGTATCATTTCCACGTTCGCCAAAATGCACTTTTACCGCTGTTAAAGCGTCTTTTTCTATTATGTTTTTAAGACCTATTTTTTTTAATAACTTCTTTATTTTATTAATTTTACTTTCTTTAAAATCTCTTGACCTTGCATCAGAAAAATATACTTTTGATTTCATTGTAAACTCCTTAAGGGTTATAGCTTGTCAACTATTGAATCAATAATGCATTAAACTCCGTTTCATTCAATATTGCAAGCCCTAATTCCTCTGCTTTTTTTAGTTTTGAACCGGCTTTTTCTCCAACAACTAAATAATTGAGATTTTTACTTACGCTTGAGGCTATTTTTGCCCCATATGCTTTTGCTTTTTCTTCCGCCTCTGAGCGAGGAATCGTTAAAGAACCTGTAAATAATATTGTTTTATTAAATAAAGGGTGGGCAGTGTTTAAAGTTAAAGGCTTTGTGTCTTTTTCAATCGGGTTCAAGCCCAGTTCTTGTAATTCTTTTAAAACTCTTAAATTAATCGGGTCAGAGAAATAAGTACAAATCGATTTTGCGACTTCTTCACCAATACCGTTAATATTTTGCAGTTCTTCAAAAGACGCATTTTGTATATTCTCCAAACTACGAAAATAATCCGCCAAAAGCTTTGCGGTTTCTGCTCCAACGTGGCGAATGCCTAACGCACTGATTAAACCGCTTAAACTAGCGTTTATCTTTGCTTCTTCCAAAGCTTTTAATAGATTATCCGCAGACTTACTACCCATACGCTCTATGCTTAACAAATCTATTTTTTCTAAACGAAAGAAATCAGCAGGGCTTTGAACTAATTTTTTATCAATCAAAATCTCCACCCAACGC
Proteins encoded in this region:
- a CDS encoding DUF362 domain-containing protein, with protein sequence MKSKVYFSDARSRDFKESKINKIKKLLKKIGLKNIIEKDALTAVKVHFGERGNDTFMNPVFVRSIVDEIKSLGGKPFVTDTNTLYKGSRHNAVDHLMTALEHGFGFATINAPIIIADGLKGGNFIECPIKGKHFKKVKIAEAIHAANAMVVLSHFKGHQLAGFGGAIKNLAMGCAPGQGKKEQHASRFHTKIENCTACGMCIAHCPEDAISFVHKEILNPKAIVTKKENEKPKASINKDKCIGCGECLTVCKYDAIAIDFGTEMIPFNERMAEYAYGVTRDKSTKDNETKIIYINLLLNITPDCDCASWSDAPMVPDLGIMASLDPVALDKACFDMVNAQQGISHSHLQKNYAPGEDKFKGVWDYTVGEIQLSYAEKLGMGSLEYEIVKI